The Acinetobacter sp. WCHA45 DNA window TAAACCACCAACACCACATATTCCGTTTTATCGTGAGCGCAACACCGATCACACTAATAATAACGGCAATAATTTCTAAAGAAGACAAGAGCAAACTACTTTGAAAATCCGAATGACAACATTATGGAAATATTCTTTATTTAAGCAAGCCAAAAAATCTTGATCTGATGCGCTTCTATTCGCCATATTTTTAAAGCTTTAACGCCAAAGGTTATTTTCACTCAAGCCCACATCGAATTAAATAGTATAAAACTGATAGGTCAATAAAATGACCTATCCTTTATAGTCTCAATCCGTTTCACACTGTAAACTACATACCATCCAATTAGAATTTCTCACAGATTTGCTCAAGGATGAAAGAATCTATGCGTTCAAATATTTTATGGCTTTGCTTTGGCATTTTTTTGCTATTACAAGGTTGTGTCAATGCGGCAATTCAACCTCAAAAAATTCAATCTCAACCAACAGAATTAAAACAACGTTATTTTCAAGCAAAAACAATCGCATCAGATGGAACAATCATTGCGTTTACAGTGTATCAACCACATTTAAAAGCAGGACAAACAGCTCCTTTGCTGCTACATACCCATGGTTTTGGTTTATCTCGAATGAAAAGACCAGAATTAAGCTTGTATGGTTTTTTACTTCCGACGGGTCAAGTAGCCAAAACAGCGTGGAAAAATGGCTATTGGGTCATCAGCTATGATCAACGTGGTCATGGAAATAGTCAGGGTAAAATTCGCTTAACCGATCCTGAAAAAGAAGCTCAAGATGTCATTAACATCATGAACTGGGCTGAAAAAAACTTGCCACAACTGGCACAAAATCAAAATGGTGTTCGTACAGGTATGATTGGCGAATCTTATGCAGGCGGTGTGCAATACATTGCTTCTGCTTTAGACCCTCGCCTACAAGCAATTGTACCAATCACAACTTGGCATGATATCGTCGATAGCCTTGTACCCAATGGCGTTCCAAAAGGAGATTGGCTGAGTTTCTTGAATTTGATTGGTGACTGGTGGAACTGGAATAAATTTGATCCCGAACTTAAACAAGCTTATCAAGATATCCAACAAGGTCAGTTGAAACAATCAACTTATGATTTACTAAAGACACATCAAGCTAGTTGGTTTTGTGAAAATGCTCAAGCGCCAAAAGCAGATGCGCTCATTATCCAAGGCTTTAGAG harbors:
- a CDS encoding CocE/NonD family hydrolase produces the protein MRSNILWLCFGIFLLLQGCVNAAIQPQKIQSQPTELKQRYFQAKTIASDGTIIAFTVYQPHLKAGQTAPLLLHTHGFGLSRMKRPELSLYGFLLPTGQVAKTAWKNGYWVISYDQRGHGNSQGKIRLTDPEKEAQDVINIMNWAEKNLPQLAQNQNGVRTGMIGESYAGGVQYIASALDPRLQAIVPITTWHDIVDSLVPNGVPKGDWLSFLNLIGDWWNWNKFDPELKQAYQDIQQGQLKQSTYDLLKTHQASWFCENAQAPKADALIIQGFRDVLFPFNEGVKAAQCIQKSKHEVHLIGVQGGHLQPFAQRSPLGDTPFWYIGKSVACGNQKQYKLQDTIMGWFDQKLKDQTATIDLPELCVDKSPVYKFKDLDAKTQYTLNRTWIEPQNSQAVFVPIHTITELAHLTGTPQLNLKIETPNNKVEPTLFISMAIKSEKTGKYAILNDQTTALNPSKKHTFDQVISHKNSASKGNQTIELPSINGRLNKGDTLGLLIQTESIYYQKIKQPKIEAWISGQITLPKFWSDISNKE